The Alteromonas stellipolaris genome segment GGTGGCTCTTCAAGTACGGAAATCGTGAGAACGTCTAAGGCTATCTCGTACTCTATTTCACTAAAAGCCCGTTTCTGATTCGCATTGAGTACTGCCCAAATAATAGAAGGACTCTTAGGATGCTCTTCTAAAAGAAGGCTAATGTGGTTTTCGGACCCGATAGCTACTTCTGCAAGGCAGTGGGGTTCTAAATACGCATCACTAGTTTCACCATAGGTAGTCTTGGCTAAGTCTATTTGTATTCTTCCACCTTTGATACATTCAAGAGTTGCCGCTTCTATACACATCCCACACATAATTTCTTCCCTACATTCGCGCCAAATACTTATTTTGATAAACCATAGAGTGCTGCGGTGACTATAGCTTTTAAATAATTATTTATCACTCAACGAAGGCAAAGTAATAAAAACGACTGGTACATTTTGAATAAGAGCTCACTTATACTGCAATTTTAAGGAAGCGCTGCGGGTATATCTGCCTTACTCTCGCAGTATTAGTGGTATGTTAAATTTCCTAAATCGAGGGTTTGACACCTGTTTGTGTGTAGTTGCTTGAAGGATTCCTTTTATAAGAACACTATACAAAGGCAATGACGATGAAAACAAACTTAGTTTCCCGAATTGAAACCAACTTAAGTAGTGAGCTATAGCACCTACACTGGGTAGTCGGACATGTGAAAAATGTCTCTCAGGCCTATTAATACTGAATGTCAGTGGCGTAGGTATAGCGAACTGATAGAGGTGTTTCGCTAAACACATCACTCCGCATGTTCGGGTGGTCATCGATTCCGATATAGCTTAAGTGTGTTTAAAGAAACACCGTCTGGTTAGATAATACTTGTAGCGTTTCTAATTAGTTTGTTACTGGTTATGATTGAAAGTCATACTATTGCCCTAGCAATTCTCTTCTGTTCTTAGTCGATATTACGTTTGCTAGTCTTTCATATGTGTCTTTCGAAAATCCTTCAAAACCAATTGCACCTAAGAACGGCGCGAACGTAAAACAGGCAACGAAATTATTGTCTTTAGATTCTGCGGTAAGTACCTTCTTAATGTTGCTTTCCTCTGACTGTGAAATTTTGCTTGTTAAGAAGTATTGTCGTGTCTTATATGTCGGATTCACAAAGAAAGTATAGCTTCCTGTGAAATATTCCATGTATCTAGTAATGTCTGCTTCGGTTGAATTTGACTCAAACGAGTTTAATACGTTGGGTAGAGCAGCGCCTCTTGCGTCGCCTTCTATTGTTGTTATTATAGCGGCTTTGACATCAGGAGATGCGGCATCAAACCATGTATTGCATGCATCATTCAGCCCACTGAGGTTCTTGTAGTCCTCTGTTGAATAGTACCATTTAAACTTTTTCCCCTTACCACCCATGCTGTTTACCCAATCTACGGCAACTGGATTTTCTTGTTCGATTAGATCCATTAGTCTTGTTTCTGGTGAGTCTTCTTTAAATGAACACCCTGCGAGAATTACGATAAAGACGAGTAGTATGAGTTTCACAATCATTCCTTGATGTTAAAGTATTGGATTACTTCCGAGAAAGATTCAACCTAACCTTTTAATCAAAAAAGTCTAATGTGAGCCCCACATCATCGAGTAGAATAGTGGGGTTTTGCACCAACTTTCAAAATCGAGATACGTTTGAGTTTGGCTTACTTGATTAAGTTCTATTAGCTGAACTGTCAGTTTACTTATTAAAATTAATAGAGGCTATATAAAGCTACTCGCGAATCTCTAAAGAGCCTCTTTGTTTCAACTTTAAATGTAATATATTTTTAATTCGAGGAATGTCGGCGTGATTTGGTTTAACCAAATTTGTTGATGTGTGTCCGTATCGCTTTTTAGCATAGTGTTGTGAAGCAGTAAGATCGGTTCCATGGCCTACGATGACTGCGATTTCTTCTAGCGAGTAACCAGCATGCTTTAAATTGGCAATACACTGGTGTCGAAAAGTGTATAGGCTAAGACCTTTTAAACTAGGAAAGTTGCTAGAAATTACTCGATTAATTGTAACGCGCACATTGTTATAAAACGCATCCCAATCGAAGTCGGTCTTGTTTATGCCACTTGCATAATATATTGCTAGACTAACAAACATTCTTTGCTTGTCAGTGAAGTCTGAGAGATCCAATATTCGATACTTCCCGAAAGAGCGCCCGTTAGTTGCTTTACCATTTATGACTGTCATCGCAGGGAACTTACCGCTGTAAACCCCCAATCCTTCAGTTGCTTTTAGCAGTGACTCAGTAGACTCGACAAGTTCGGCGCTTTGCCATTCCGAAGGCCGCAGCCCACAATGTAATGTAGCTTTGATAAAAGCATAAGCTGGGCTTAATAAAGTATCGGATGAGGTTTTAATTTTCTCTTCAAAAAACAGATCTAATTTTGCCAATTTCTTTTCAGAAATATTTTTCTTTTTCTTTGAACTAGTTTGAAGGTTACTGCGCTTGCATTCATCTGATGACAAGCTATTAATCTTTTCTGCCTCTGAAATCATTGAGTGATTCTCATAATACATTACGAGACTTGCTTTAATGGTTCTTAGCCACGAGTAACTTTTGGTTGGAATCATGTTCGAGACAAATTCATAAACTGAGTCAGGTGAAACGTCAGAACATGATTTTTTTACTTGGCCGAATAAGTAGCGAACTCTCTTTTGATAGGCTTCCTCAGTAGAAGGCTCTCTAGATATTGATTTTTTATCAGGCATTTCAATTTCTCTAGTACATCGTAAAACCTATTCTATCAATGCAAAAATCACCTACTTAACAACAAACTTCTGCCATATCCGGAAATAAGTTGTCGAGCTTTGCCATCTCGATAAGCTACCAACTAATAGTTTTGAAGGGGGTTCTTAGAAGGCTTACTCAAGTGCTTTTTACGTCAAGGAAATGCTCTATGAGGCATTTAATGATTTAGAAATGACTTTTGTGGGGTTTCAAACATCCTTTCTAGGTTCCCATATGGCATATGAAGTACGGTGAAAATGATGAAGCAATTGATATTTGTTGGTTTAGTTGGGGTGGCTCTATCAGGGTGCGCTTCACATGTTCAAGAGCTGCAACCGGATACAATCGATCCTGTTACTCAGAAAATTGCGATATTAGCCGAGCAGATGGTTTCTAATTCAAACAAGCTTGCCCAACTTCAAAAGGCTCGCTACTTGGAAGCTGGGAACGCGGTCGATGAGGCTAATATAAGAGCGCTACCCGTTATGCAGCAATTAGTTAATCTAGGTGAAGTCTACAATGGCCCTTTAGATGCATTCATCAATCATCTTTCCAAATATGCGGGTATGGAGAAGCCAAGGTATCTAGGGTTAAAGCCAAGCGCTAACATTTTAATCACTGCAGATGCGCGCATGCGTCCACTCTACGATATTTTAGAAGATGTAGGACAGCAAACAGGCACGCGCGCAATTGTAGTTTACAAGGCATCAGAAAATCTCATAGAAACGACATATGAGGGCTTTTAAAATGTCACATCGAGCCCTTCTTTGTGGTGTAGCTCTCATAGTATCCAATGTAACCAATGCATCGGACTCTGTTGATGCGAGTTTTACTTTAAGTGATGGGGTTGATGAAGCAGCCCAAAATGTAATATCTGAAATTTATAAAAATGCAAAAAGGACCGGAGACTCTGGCTCTACAGATTCAAAAGCAAACCTTCGCCTACAAGCCATTGAAAATCAGGCCACTCAATGGGGTAATGATGAAGGCATGTATTTTTACCATGCGAAATATCAAAAAAGACTAGCGGAATTAGCGGCGAGTTTAGACAAGATTGCCGACTTTAATCAATTCATTATCGATGGAAATCTACTTCTCCCTACGGTAGTTAAAACTACGCAATTATTTGAAAAGAAAAGCACCAAAGAAATTCGTAAAACAGTAGCTGCATACACTTTAGAAGATAAAGCTGAGGTTGTTTTATCTTCTCCCACATGGAGGCAGTACCTCTCATACCCAATCGACGAACCAGAGCCAATGCCTAGTGTACTCATGCCAAAAGATGACGAAGAGTTAAAGGTCTTTGAACGGGCCTTCTATAAAGGTTGGGTTATGGGTAAAGAGCAAGCGAACATCATACTAGATGAAGGTTTTCAGCGGTTAACTAACAAACTTAACGGCCTATATGAATATCGTTTCGCAAATCTGCAAAACATGTGGGGTTTGCCTACCTCTGAGATAATCCATGATGGATTCGTTATCGATAATGGTGGAGATACAATTTACGTTAACGACATGCGTTTTCGTATAAACCATGATGCATACATCAATGATATCAAACACTGGCGTCCAGTATTCATACCCCAGGGGGGCTATAAATGACGCCAATTGAGTTTGATAATGCTATTGCGAAAGCCGCAAGCGATGGGTTCAATGATGTCATTCTTCGTTCTGAGCGCCCATTGATGGGTAAAAGAAACGGGCGGATTGAAGTTATCGGAGAAAGAGTCTTAGAGCGGAACGAAGCGTTAGGGCTAATCTCAGAAATGCATCAAAATTCAATTGCTAGTGTTTTAGGGCAGGGCAAAGACTCGAAATTTCGCCATACCGTATTACTGCATGACGATAGTAAATTGTATGGTCGATGCCACGTTACAGCAATTCACTCAATGTCCGATGATTTCGGTGTTGAGCTTATCATTCGAATCATAAATGACCAGATTCCATCGATCGAAGATATAGACCTACCTTTAGAGTTGGTCGAACGGATCAGAACCGGTGTAGGCATGATGCTAGTCGGTGGAGAAACTGGTTCAGGGAAAAGCACGACTATTGCTGCTGGCCTTGTTCATCACGTTTGCCACAACCCTAGCAATGTACTGACATTCGAAAACCCTATTGAATTCAATCTATCTAACATTGATGGCCGGATGGGTGATGTTGTACAAAGCGAGACACCTAGACACCTTTCCAGTTTCGACCGAGCATTCCAAGGCTCTTTGCGCAGAGCCCCTGATATTCTTTTTTGGTCGGAAGTAAGAAATGGCGATGAAATTTCTAACTTGGCTCGTTCAACACTTACTGGCCATTTCACTATTTCAACAGTTCATACCAATTCAACAGAAGCAACGTTATCAAGACTAATAGATAGCTTACCTCCAAACATTCAGCGGTCTGTCTCAGTGAATTTATTCGATGCTATAGACACCGTTGTAAATCAGCGTCTAGAAATGAACCCGCAAGGCACAGGCCGCACAGCCATAAGGTCTTGGTGTTTCTTTGATGAGAAATTAAAAGACCAATTAAAAGACTCAATAAATTCGCCAGAGAAATACGCTCGTATTATCTCTTCTGCAATGGCTGAAACAGGGCGCCCATTATTGGTGGAAGCTAAGGAAAAGTTTGCTGCAGGTAGGCTAGATGTATCTGCTTTTAAGAAATACGTTAGCCGGTATGGAAATACATCAGATTTATCCGGTGTTCGTAAAGTAGGTGAAATGCTACTCGACACAAAAGTCATAGATGAAAGTTGCTTTATAGACAAGTGGAAAAACGCATGAGTGGAAAACTTAACGATTACTCAAACCTTCACTTTTGGCGCTTAGGAATTAACCCATCCATGCGGCTAGGTAAATGGGAAATAAGCGCACATATTGTTTACCCATTAATACCCTTGTGGTTCTCCCGAGAAACGCCCCTCCTTATTTTCTCAGGTCTTTATTTCATATTTTTTTTATACGCGGCGTACAGAGGTTTGAGTCCATTAAATACGCTTCGTCAAATTCGTTCGAGTCTCGCAGGAAAGCGAAGATTTGTTTCTAAAGTCAATCGAGCTAAGAGGTTCACCAATGCAGATTATTAATGATTTAACTAACTTGCCTCCTATTTGGGCACCTGATGAAGAAACGCACCATGTATTCATGGATGATGGTTACGACCAAATGAAGGTCGGGTATTGGGCAGATGTTGATGGTAAGCGAACCCTTGTAGCTTTCAAATACCGCACATCAGTCCAAATGGGCCGCCACCTTACAGCTGTCATGGGCTCTGAGACAGGCATTTACATTATTGACGGCAGTAGCTACACAGTTTCTGAGTATGTTGAAAATGACGCAACGAGAAACAAAAGGTTCGCTCACTCAGATTTTAAGATAGCGCTGGTTCATCACGGGCTAAAAGTGGCGGGGTTTGGCGGTAAGAATGTACATATCCATACAACGTTACCTATCTCTCACTTTTTCAGGGATGGATTACCAGACGCTGATCATATTAATAAGGTTAAAACGAAATTCAAAGCAGAAGCTGCTAGTGCTGATGGTGAACAGTTAGCGCTAATCGTTGGTCATACTATTCAATCTGAGGCAGTGGCTGCGTTTATTGCATACATGCTTAGGAACGGACATGAAAATGTAGAGCCAATCCCAGGCGCTATTGGGGTTTGTGATATCGGCGGGAACACTACTGATTTAACAGTGTTAGTACCTGGCCAACAGGTCATGATTAATCATGACTTGAGTAGCTCCCGTGAAGTTGGGGTGCTAAATATTAAAGATGATCTTAAAAAGCGAATTCAACACAGGTTTGGTTTCGACAAAATCCCTTCTGCGACGATTTCACAAGCATTAGATGTTAAGAAATTGACCTTTCTAAAGCAAGAGCACGATATTGGTGAAGATGTGAAAATGTCGAAAGTAGATACTGCGAAACGTGTATTAAATGTAATTGATGAAATCTTAGGTGACCAAGTATTACATTTGATGCTGTTTTGTGGTGGTGGTACCGAATGCTTAAAAACGGAATTAGCAGAAGAATATCCGACATTTGAATCAAGTGATTTTCCTGAATTTGACAATCTACTTGGTCTAGTTAGAGCTAACGAGGCTGCATAATATGAGCCTAGCTTCTCGATATATCATCTCTTTCAATATGTCAGATGCATACGAGAAAGAAGCTTTCCATTACCTTGATAAGTTGTGTCCTGAATCTATCCGACGAATATTTTTCTCAGGCGCAGCTTTTTCACAGTACGTGAATTCAATTTCTGGGATTGCTGACTCGAAAATATTTGAGAGTGCATTGGCAAGCGGTGTGGGCACAATAGAAAGCGTAACTCTCAGATTGCCTAGTTCAGTAATGCAAGAGCCTAGCTACGCGAAAAAGGTTGTTCAGGCGGTAGAAGGACGTCCGAAAGGGCTCCTTAGACTGATGTATCTGCGTCGGTGCATATTACTCGGGTATTATCTTGAAGATTCTTTGGATAACGGCAAATGGAGCCACTTGGTTCAGCTAAATAATGCAGAGCCTGTATTCACTGCAAATCCGAAAACGACCCCTGCACCAAAATTACCTTCGCCTTCAATCACACCAATGCGTGAAGAAGAGCCTCAGAAGCCAATAGGTACGAAAAATGAGTCTAAAAAACATAGCGCAGGTTTTGCGCAGCTTAAAGGAGTAATGAGTGGTGCTTAAAAAAATTACACTATTTACCTTGTTGGTCACAACTTTCTCGGCCAGCGCGAACTTTTACATCGACATGCAAACTGTTGAAAATGCCTCAAAGACGCCACAAGCTGTAGCCGGCTATCGTCTTTTAACTGGTGAATACTTCGGAAAGATTTATCAAATAGGAACACCAAGACCGGTGCCTATTGTTAAATCTGAAGGTGACGATATGCGGATTGCTGATGCGTTTTATATGGTGCTCCCGAATGGGTGGTATGCATATGTAGATGAACAAGTGGATGCTTTCCCCCTGATTTCATGGGCTTCCAATGGTGGAGATTTCTTAGATGTCTTGGCCAAAGTAGGTAAAGATTACGGTATGACTTTTGTGGTTGATTGGGACCAAAGCTTGGTGCAAATTGAGGTCGATGAGAACTTTACTAAGCCAAATATCAACACCCCAATTATCGTTAGTGATAGTGAAGGTGATAAAGAGGTCTATTTGTATACCAAACCGTCACGTATGAGTGGATATATCATCGAGAACGGTACCTTACAGCCTGTTGTTGTTTCTCCCTAAATTCAGTAGGTTATAAACTTCAGTCCTTTTTTTGCAGGCCTTTGTATCTGAGATACAATGTTCAAGACTAAAAAAAGGATCTAATAATGAAGTACATCCTATTCACTCTTGCCCTGCTTTCAGCGGGCATCTTTATCGGTAGTGAGAGTGGCGAACATTTCCTGTTAACGGATAAGCAAAAATCCGTTGTTGCTCTTCGAGAGCCACCGCCCTCAAATCTTCAACGATGTGACATTGGTAAACCCTTTTCCGCATCGAACCGACATTTCTCATTTAATTTTAATGCGGTTAACAAGCAATACCCTTCTGGTGTTCTTCAAAAGAATACCTTCGAGGCGATGACCGTGTTCCAAAGAAAGAAGAATTTAACTTGGTGGCGGTGTGGGTTGGGTGCTAAGGATGCGTATTCATGCGATACCGCAAAGCCATTTTCATTGAAAGATTTGCCATCGATTACTGCGAAGTATGAACACTTTAATGCTTATGAAAGTTATAGACTTCCTACCGTATCTGAATTGCAAAGTATTGTAGAGCGTAGGTGCGAGTATCCAGCGATAAATTTAAGTGTTTTTCCTTATACCAAAAACGCAGGTTATTTTGCCTCTGCCCCAGTTTCTGGAGGGTACAAGGTGGTTGATTTTACTACGGGTAAGGTTAAGCCAATAAAAAGCGACGAAAAATACTATGTTCGATTAGTGGGTGAAACAAAAAGGGAAGAAGCACCATATTTCAGTGTTGACCATGTTTCAAAAATACCAACTATATGGGACTTAATGAGGTAGTTATGAACTATAGAATTTTCCAGCTATTTTCTACGGCTTGTATTGGATTAATAGTCTTTGGTGCTTGTTTTCGTTATCAGCCTGAATACGCTCGTGCTTATGATTACGTGCCTCTTGAAGAAGTCTTAACAAAGCAAAAGTTACATGAGATTAAAAGTCTACTGCCTGATAGAACTGTAACTGATATCGAAATAAAAAACGCTATCAAGAAAATAGTACCTAATATTCCCTCTCAGCAGAGAAATGTTGCTCAAGGCAAGAGTACTGAGTTTGCTAATCATCCTGAAGGTTATTATGAATTAAGAAACCGGTTTAATGTGCGTGGTCCTTTGGCGATTGATAATCAAACGGGATTAATGTGGATGCGTTGTGCCTCCGGTTTCGAGTATAAAGATGGCTCGTGTGAAGAGTTACCTTACGGTATCGAGAATAAGACAGCCATTGCAGCTTTAGCGGAAAAAAATCTCTATGGGTACAATGATTGGCGCATCGCTTCTGAACGAGAAGTAAGCCAAATACTTTTGTTTACCGATAGAAGGATAGATGTCGTTTTTCCAGTGTTTCTTTCTTCACTGCCATTATATGGCGTATCTGACGGTAAAGCGCCTAATGTCTTAACACCGCTATATAAGAAAAAGGGGGCAGCTCGTAAGCGATTAACGAATGTGCTTTTCGTTCGTGGAGGAGGCGTTTAAAACGCCTCCAGTATCTATTAAAGTTTATTATCTAAATCATTTCTGGCTTCTATTGCATCACTTCGAATATTTTGTTGATGCTGTTGTTTAGAAGGCTCCATCCCAGCTGATGTAATTGATTGAGAATCGGTAGAAAAACGATCCGAACTTCCTCTAGAAATTGCATCAGCGCCTATAGCTTCTGTTCCTTGTCCAATCATTCGTATTGCTGAATCCTGTAATTCATTCATCACGGTACAGCAGCGCTCAATAACTGTAGCCATTAGGCCACCTAATAACGCTAAAACTGCAATGAAAGAGACTATCCCCGTGGTATAGCCATCGAGCAAGCTGTTTACGTAAACGCTGTATAAGAGTATTAGGAGCTTACCAGCGCCTAGAATTAATGGATAAACCACGACAAAGCCGATTACTAGGATTGGGAATCTCAGGAACGAAGAAAACATGAGTGCATATCCTTGGCGCGCATGCTGACCGATGATGCCATGTCCGTCTACAAAAGCATGTGCGATCATATGTAGTGGGCTAAGCACAACATTTATAACACCTGCAATGATGGCCCCTAGTGCACCGCCTATCCAATGAAATAGCGGAATTGAAGGAAGATAAAAAGCGTAGTAGATACCGGCTAGAATCAATGCATAAGCAATCGTTACTAGCGCCCCTAAACCTAGTTCCAGAATGTTAGCGCCTGTATGTAGTAAAAAGCGCTTTATATCGCTGGTGGGTAAAGTCGTTTCTTCTTTTGCTTCATCCTCTAGGGTTTCTTTAAGTGACTCAGGCAAAATTGTGAACGCGAGAATTACCTCTCCTATAGCAATCATTGTGTGGCCATAATCAGCAGCGTTCATCAGTATATCGCCATCACCTTCGACGAAACTTATCGCAGCAGTACCTATTAAAGTCCATGACTCAGATTGTAAATCGTCGACTACTTCGGTATCACCCCCACCGGTGGGCGTATACTGGCCTATTACAGAGCCTGCTTTCTGCATGGCAT includes the following:
- a CDS encoding Lcl C-terminal domain-containing protein, translating into MKYILFTLALLSAGIFIGSESGEHFLLTDKQKSVVALREPPPSNLQRCDIGKPFSASNRHFSFNFNAVNKQYPSGVLQKNTFEAMTVFQRKKNLTWWRCGLGAKDAYSCDTAKPFSLKDLPSITAKYEHFNAYESYRLPTVSELQSIVERRCEYPAINLSVFPYTKNAGYFASAPVSGGYKVVDFTTGKVKPIKSDEKYYVRLVGETKREEAPYFSVDHVSKIPTIWDLMR
- a CDS encoding Lcl domain-containing protein, producing the protein MNYRIFQLFSTACIGLIVFGACFRYQPEYARAYDYVPLEEVLTKQKLHEIKSLLPDRTVTDIEIKNAIKKIVPNIPSQQRNVAQGKSTEFANHPEGYYELRNRFNVRGPLAIDNQTGLMWMRCASGFEYKDGSCEELPYGIENKTAIAALAEKNLYGYNDWRIASEREVSQILLFTDRRIDVVFPVFLSSLPLYGVSDGKAPNVLTPLYKKKGAARKRLTNVLFVRGGGV
- a CDS encoding type IV secretory system conjugative DNA transfer family protein — translated: MSHRALLCGVALIVSNVTNASDSVDASFTLSDGVDEAAQNVISEIYKNAKRTGDSGSTDSKANLRLQAIENQATQWGNDEGMYFYHAKYQKRLAELAASLDKIADFNQFIIDGNLLLPTVVKTTQLFEKKSTKEIRKTVAAYTLEDKAEVVLSSPTWRQYLSYPIDEPEPMPSVLMPKDDEELKVFERAFYKGWVMGKEQANIILDEGFQRLTNKLNGLYEYRFANLQNMWGLPTSEIIHDGFVIDNGGDTIYVNDMRFRINHDAYINDIKHWRPVFIPQGGYK
- the parM gene encoding ParM/StbA family protein, with the protein product MQIINDLTNLPPIWAPDEETHHVFMDDGYDQMKVGYWADVDGKRTLVAFKYRTSVQMGRHLTAVMGSETGIYIIDGSSYTVSEYVENDATRNKRFAHSDFKIALVHHGLKVAGFGGKNVHIHTTLPISHFFRDGLPDADHINKVKTKFKAEAASADGEQLALIVGHTIQSEAVAAFIAYMLRNGHENVEPIPGAIGVCDIGGNTTDLTVLVPGQQVMINHDLSSSREVGVLNIKDDLKKRIQHRFGFDKIPSATISQALDVKKLTFLKQEHDIGEDVKMSKVDTAKRVLNVIDEILGDQVLHLMLFCGGGTECLKTELAEEYPTFESSDFPEFDNLLGLVRANEAA
- a CDS encoding ATPase, T2SS/T4P/T4SS family, with product MTPIEFDNAIAKAASDGFNDVILRSERPLMGKRNGRIEVIGERVLERNEALGLISEMHQNSIASVLGQGKDSKFRHTVLLHDDSKLYGRCHVTAIHSMSDDFGVELIIRIINDQIPSIEDIDLPLELVERIRTGVGMMLVGGETGSGKSTTIAAGLVHHVCHNPSNVLTFENPIEFNLSNIDGRMGDVVQSETPRHLSSFDRAFQGSLRRAPDILFWSEVRNGDEISNLARSTLTGHFTISTVHTNSTEATLSRLIDSLPPNIQRSVSVNLFDAIDTVVNQRLEMNPQGTGRTAIRSWCFFDEKLKDQLKDSINSPEKYARIISSAMAETGRPLLVEAKEKFAAGRLDVSAFKKYVSRYGNTSDLSGVRKVGEMLLDTKVIDESCFIDKWKNA
- a CDS encoding DotD/TraH family lipoprotein (Members of this family include DotD of type IVB secretion systems and TraH of plasmid conjugative plasmid systems, both lipoproteins.) — protein: MMKQLIFVGLVGVALSGCASHVQELQPDTIDPVTQKIAILAEQMVSNSNKLAQLQKARYLEAGNAVDEANIRALPVMQQLVNLGEVYNGPLDAFINHLSKYAGMEKPRYLGLKPSANILITADARMRPLYDILEDVGQQTGTRAIVVYKASENLIETTYEGF